Proteins from a genomic interval of Papaver somniferum cultivar HN1 chromosome 4, ASM357369v1, whole genome shotgun sequence:
- the LOC113275419 gene encoding uncharacterized protein LOC113275419 isoform X1: protein MAAVEVDENGLPMSRNSTKLGHLKGALVRTHVPISYKTWKEVPDTYKEDVWNELQISFLLPDTSKATVIKGMSDPWRRHKWELRIAYYDPYPTYEARTSRTPPNVTDEDWQTFCRNEEDEKVQKNRVDNKRNREKYDYSHTSGRKPHSLERAELELGNPGAEITTSDVWIKAHTQEGGKILPSAQKYYVRILLNYFIQPHTSLVNLYLTEYNCSTLQDDLKKAQLDIKEKQDSGSSVDESDPLTLAFGKDTRGRVRSVGAVSRTQYDYSAPARAKVAEMKSRDGELKHQVNGVGNKMGVLIESFGVLCQTVKDIQSGQASYISSNHMESSQGHACSPAHTPSAGNTSSPAHISVTAETISPARSAVGSDTKCSLVNINGETIAVGRLCTGTFLWFGTNKEKCWDHWRCWLQSTGIINKDSR from the exons ATGGCAGCGGTGGAGGTAGATGAAAATGGACTTCCGATGTCGAGGAATTCAACTAAACTTGGCCACCTGAAGGGCGCGTTGGTTCGTACTCATGTCCCTATCTCCTACAAAACCTGGAAGGAGGTGCCAGATACTTACAAAGAAGATGTCTGGAATGAACTACAG ATATCGTTCCTGTTGCCTGATACTTCTAAAGCAACTGTGATAAAGGGGATGTCTGATCCATGGAGGAGACATAAGTGGGAGTTACGAATAGCATATTATGATCCATATCCCACTTATGAAGCAAGGACCTCACGTACTCCTCCAAATGTAACTGATGAAGACTGGCAAACATTTTGTCGCAACGAGGAGGATGAAAAAGTTCAGAAAAATAGAGTGGATAATAAGAGGAATAGGGAGAAATACGATTACAGTCATACCTCTGGTCGCAAACCTCATAGTTTAGAGAGAGCTGAACTG GAGCTGGGGAATCCTGGAGCAGAAATCACCACTTCTGATGTGTGGATTAAAGCCCATACACAAGAGGGTGGGAAAATACTACCCAGTGCGCAGAAATACTATGTGAGAATATTGTTAAACTATTTTATTCAACCACACACTAGTTTGGTAAATTTATATTTAACTGAATACAATTGCTCGACATTACAAGATGATCTTAAGAAGGCGCAGCTAGATATTAAGGAAAAACAAGATTCAGGTTCTTCTGTAGATGAATCTGATCCGCTGACTTTAGCTTTTGGGAAGGATACAAGGGGACGGGTTCGTTCTGTTGGTGCTGTTTCTCGTACACAATATGATTATTCAGCTCCTGCACGTGCGAAAGTTGCTGAAATGAAGTCTAGGGATGGAGAGCTAAAGCATCAGGTGAACGGTGTAGGTAACAAAATGGGGGTTCTAATCGAAAGCTTTGGAGTATTATGTCAAACTGTTAAGGATATCCAATCTGGACAAGCTTCATATATTTCCTCGAACCATATGGAAAGTTCACAAGGTCACGCGTGTTCACCTGCTCATACTCCTTCAGCTGGCAATACAAGTTCACCTGCTCACATATCTGTAACTGCTGAAACCATATCACCAGCTCGATCAGCTGTAGGTTCTGATACAAAATGTTCATTGGTGAACATCAATGGTGAGACTATTGCTGTTGGTAGACTTTGTACAG GTACTTTCTTATGGTTTGGTACAAATAAAGAAAAATGTTGGGATCATTGGCGTTGTTGGTTACAAAGCACAGGAATAATCAACAAAGACAGCCGCTGA
- the LOC113275419 gene encoding uncharacterized protein LOC113275419 isoform X2, producing the protein MAAVEVDENGLPMSRNSTKLGHLKGALVRTHVPISYKTWKEVPDTYKEDVWNELQISFLLPDTSKATVIKGMSDPWRRHKWELRIAYYDPYPTYEARTSRTPPNVTDEDWQTFCRNEEDEKVQKNRVDNKRNREKYDYSHTSGRKPHSLERAELELGNPGAEITTSDVWIKAHTQEGGKILPSAQKYYVRILLNYFIQPHTSLVNLYLTEYNCSTLQDDLKKAQLDIKEKQDSGSSVDESDPLTLAFGKDTRGRVRSVGAVSRTQYDYSAPARAKVAEMKSRDGELKHQVNGVGNKMGVLIESFGVLCQTVKDIQSGQASYISSNHMESSQGHACSPAHTPSAGNTSSPAHISVTAETISPARSAVGSDTKCSLVNINGETIAVGRLCTGESAKTAHGSLIGF; encoded by the exons ATGGCAGCGGTGGAGGTAGATGAAAATGGACTTCCGATGTCGAGGAATTCAACTAAACTTGGCCACCTGAAGGGCGCGTTGGTTCGTACTCATGTCCCTATCTCCTACAAAACCTGGAAGGAGGTGCCAGATACTTACAAAGAAGATGTCTGGAATGAACTACAG ATATCGTTCCTGTTGCCTGATACTTCTAAAGCAACTGTGATAAAGGGGATGTCTGATCCATGGAGGAGACATAAGTGGGAGTTACGAATAGCATATTATGATCCATATCCCACTTATGAAGCAAGGACCTCACGTACTCCTCCAAATGTAACTGATGAAGACTGGCAAACATTTTGTCGCAACGAGGAGGATGAAAAAGTTCAGAAAAATAGAGTGGATAATAAGAGGAATAGGGAGAAATACGATTACAGTCATACCTCTGGTCGCAAACCTCATAGTTTAGAGAGAGCTGAACTG GAGCTGGGGAATCCTGGAGCAGAAATCACCACTTCTGATGTGTGGATTAAAGCCCATACACAAGAGGGTGGGAAAATACTACCCAGTGCGCAGAAATACTATGTGAGAATATTGTTAAACTATTTTATTCAACCACACACTAGTTTGGTAAATTTATATTTAACTGAATACAATTGCTCGACATTACAAGATGATCTTAAGAAGGCGCAGCTAGATATTAAGGAAAAACAAGATTCAGGTTCTTCTGTAGATGAATCTGATCCGCTGACTTTAGCTTTTGGGAAGGATACAAGGGGACGGGTTCGTTCTGTTGGTGCTGTTTCTCGTACACAATATGATTATTCAGCTCCTGCACGTGCGAAAGTTGCTGAAATGAAGTCTAGGGATGGAGAGCTAAAGCATCAGGTGAACGGTGTAGGTAACAAAATGGGGGTTCTAATCGAAAGCTTTGGAGTATTATGTCAAACTGTTAAGGATATCCAATCTGGACAAGCTTCATATATTTCCTCGAACCATATGGAAAGTTCACAAGGTCACGCGTGTTCACCTGCTCATACTCCTTCAGCTGGCAATACAAGTTCACCTGCTCACATATCTGTAACTGCTGAAACCATATCACCAGCTCGATCAGCTGTAGGTTCTGATACAAAATGTTCATTGGTGAACATCAATGGTGAGACTATTGCTGTTGGTAGACTTTGTACAGGTGAATCAGCAAAAACGGCTCACGGCTCACTGATAGGCTTCTAA
- the LOC113275419 gene encoding uncharacterized protein LOC113275419 isoform X3 — translation MAAVEVDENGLPMSRNSTKLGHLKGALVRTHVPISYKTWKEVPDTYKEDVWNELQISFLLPDTSKATVIKGMSDPWRRHKWELRIAYYDPYPTYEARTSRTPPNVTDEDWQTFCRNEEDEKVQKNRVDNKRNREKYDYSHTSGRKPHSLERAELELGNPGAEITTSDVWIKAHTQEGGKILPSAQKYYKAQLDIKEKQDSGSSVDESDPLTLAFGKDTRGRVRSVGAVSRTQYDYSAPARAKVAEMKSRDGELKHQVNGVGNKMGVLIESFGVLCQTVKDIQSGQASYISSNHMESSQGHACSPAHTPSAGNTSSPAHISVTAETISPARSAVGSDTKCSLVNINGETIAVGRLCTGTFLWFGTNKEKCWDHWRCWLQSTGIINKDSR, via the exons ATGGCAGCGGTGGAGGTAGATGAAAATGGACTTCCGATGTCGAGGAATTCAACTAAACTTGGCCACCTGAAGGGCGCGTTGGTTCGTACTCATGTCCCTATCTCCTACAAAACCTGGAAGGAGGTGCCAGATACTTACAAAGAAGATGTCTGGAATGAACTACAG ATATCGTTCCTGTTGCCTGATACTTCTAAAGCAACTGTGATAAAGGGGATGTCTGATCCATGGAGGAGACATAAGTGGGAGTTACGAATAGCATATTATGATCCATATCCCACTTATGAAGCAAGGACCTCACGTACTCCTCCAAATGTAACTGATGAAGACTGGCAAACATTTTGTCGCAACGAGGAGGATGAAAAAGTTCAGAAAAATAGAGTGGATAATAAGAGGAATAGGGAGAAATACGATTACAGTCATACCTCTGGTCGCAAACCTCATAGTTTAGAGAGAGCTGAACTG GAGCTGGGGAATCCTGGAGCAGAAATCACCACTTCTGATGTGTGGATTAAAGCCCATACACAAGAGGGTGGGAAAATACTACCCAGTGCGCAGAAATACTAT AAGGCGCAGCTAGATATTAAGGAAAAACAAGATTCAGGTTCTTCTGTAGATGAATCTGATCCGCTGACTTTAGCTTTTGGGAAGGATACAAGGGGACGGGTTCGTTCTGTTGGTGCTGTTTCTCGTACACAATATGATTATTCAGCTCCTGCACGTGCGAAAGTTGCTGAAATGAAGTCTAGGGATGGAGAGCTAAAGCATCAGGTGAACGGTGTAGGTAACAAAATGGGGGTTCTAATCGAAAGCTTTGGAGTATTATGTCAAACTGTTAAGGATATCCAATCTGGACAAGCTTCATATATTTCCTCGAACCATATGGAAAGTTCACAAGGTCACGCGTGTTCACCTGCTCATACTCCTTCAGCTGGCAATACAAGTTCACCTGCTCACATATCTGTAACTGCTGAAACCATATCACCAGCTCGATCAGCTGTAGGTTCTGATACAAAATGTTCATTGGTGAACATCAATGGTGAGACTATTGCTGTTGGTAGACTTTGTACAG GTACTTTCTTATGGTTTGGTACAAATAAAGAAAAATGTTGGGATCATTGGCGTTGTTGGTTACAAAGCACAGGAATAATCAACAAAGACAGCCGCTGA